AGAACTTCTTCCGCTTTTCCTTCTAATTTATCGCCTTTATATATCCATACTTTAATTCCAAGGATACCGTATTTTGTAGAAGCTCTGGCTGTTCCATAGTCAATATCTGCTTTTAAAGTTTGGAGTGGCATTCTTCCAGCCATAAACCACTCTTTTCTTGCTAAATCCACACCGCCTATTCTTCCACCAACTTGTGTTTTAATTCCTTTTGCACCAGCTTTTAAAGCAGAATCTATAGCCTTTTTCATTGCTCTTCTGTGAGTTACCCTTCTTTCTAATTGAAGAGCGATATCTTCAGCAACTAATTTGGCGTCTAATTCTGGTTTTTTCACTTCATCAACGTTTACAATTACTTCTTTTGTAGATGTTAATTTTTTGATTATTTCATTTAATTTCTCAACTTCAGCACCCTTAGCACCTATAACGATACCTGGTCTTGCAGCCATGATTTTAACTCTCATTCTATCCCCAAGCCTTTCTATCAATACAGAAGAGATTCCAGCTTGTTTGTATCTTTCTTCAATAAACTTTCTTATTTTTATATCTTCATGGAGAGTTTGAGTATACTTTTTCTTTTCAGAGTACCATTTTGATTTCCAGTCTTGTGTTATACCTAATCTAAATCCTGTTGGATGTACTTTTTGACCCATTACTTATCCTCCTGCTGCTTTTCAGCCAAGTATACATATATATGACTAAATCTTCTTCTAATCATTGTTGCTCTTCCATGTGCTTTTGGAGTATATCTTTTTAACATTGGTCCTTCTTCTGCATGGATTTTAGAGATATAAAGGTTGTCAATGTCCATTCCTTTAAACTCGGCGTTTGCTATCGCACTTTTCAAAACTTTTTCAACTATTCTTGCCGACTTTTTAGGAATTTGAGATAAGATAGCCAAAGCCGTTGCAATATCTTTTCCTCTGATAAGGTTTATTACCTGTCTTGCCTTATAAGGTGAAAGGTGAGCGTATCTTAAAATTGCTCTTGCGGTATTCTCCATTTTTTACTCCTCTCTACTTTTTCTTTACAACTTTTGCTGATTTGTCTGGGTGCCCTCTAAATGTTCTTGTTAAAGAGAACTCGCCAAGTTTGTGTCCAACCATTTCTGGCTGGATGTAAACTGGTATAAATTTTTGTCCATTATAAACAGCAATTGTATGTCCAACCATTTCTTGTGTAATAGTGCAAGATCTATCCCATACTTTTATAATTTTTCTTTCACCTGTTTCATTCATTTTTATAATTTTTTTAAGTATTTTTTCATTTACATAAGGATTTTTATTTCTTTCGTTCCACTTTCCTTTATAACCCATTGTTATTTACCTCTACGCTTTATTATGAATTTATCAGAGTATTTTGCACCTCTCCTTGTTTTGTATCCCTTAGTTGGTAATCCCCAAGGAGAAACTGGATGCTTACCAAAAGTTCTACCTTCACCACCACCGTGTGGGTGGTCTGCTGGGTTCATTGCAGTACCTCTAACAGTAGGTCTAATTCCAAGCCATCTTGACCTTCCAGCTTTACCAAGCTCTAAAAGTTCATGCTCAGCAAGACCAACTGCTCCAATCGTAGCCATGCACTTTTTATAAACCAATCTTAGCTCCCCGGATGGCAATCTTATTTGTACATAATCGCCTTCTCTTCCAAGTATTTGAGCAGACATTCCAGCGGCTCTAACAAGCTGGCCACCTTTACCCGGTGTTAATTCAATGTTATGAACAAGTGTACCAACCGGTATGTTTTCAAGAGGTAGTGCATTGCCGACTTTAATCTCTGCATCCGGTCCAGCCATTATATAATCACCCACTTTTAATCCTTCTGGCCAGATGATGTATCTTTTTTCACCATCTAAGTAGTGTAAAAGAGCGATTCTTGCACTTCTGTTTGGGTCATACTCAATCGCCGCAACTTTTGCAGGAATTCCCCATTTGTCTCTTTTGAAATCTATAATTCTGTATAGTCTTTTATGACCGCCACCTCTGTGTCTTACAGTGATTCTACCTTGATTATTTCTTCCTGCATGCTTTTTAAGTGGCTCAACTAATGATTTTTCCGGTTCTGATTTTGTAATTTCAGCAAAATCATATAGGATTGCATGTCTTGTTCCATTTGTTACTGGTTTTAATTTTCTAACACCCATTTTTTATCACCTCATACTAATTCAGCTATATTGATTGGTTTTTCAGACTCTACTTTTACAATAGCTTTTTTCCATGCTTTCTTGTATCCAGAGGACCTAAAGCCAAATCTTTTTGGCTTTGGTTTAACTATCAGAGTTCTTACTTCTTTAACTTTTACGTTAAAAATCTTTTCTACCGCTTCTTTGATTTCTGTTTTACTTGCGTTCATGTCAACTTCAAAAGTTAAAGTGTTCTTTTTTTCATTGTCTTTTACAGCTTTTTCTGTAAGAACAGGTCTAATTATAATGTCATAGATGGTTTTCATTGTGCTAACCTCTCTTGAATCTTTTCTAATGCAGACTTAAATATAATTACTTTATCATTGTTTAAAACATCGTAAGAGTTTATACCTTCTGCAAGTAATATTTTTACTTTTGGAATGTTTCTAAAGGATTTAATGACATTTTCTAATTTTTCTGGTAAAACCAATAAAACTTTTGAATTTTCTAAACCAAAACTTTTTAATACTTCTATAGCATTTTTCGTTTTAGGTGCTTCAAAGTTAAAGTCATCTACAACTATTAATTCGTTGTTATTTAACTTGTAAGTAAGAACGCCCTTTAATACTTTTCTTCTTACTTTCTTGGGCAGAGCAAAATAATAATCCCTTGGATGTGGTCCGTGAGCAACTCCGCCACCTACAAAGATATTTGCTTTTATATCACCATGTCTTGCTCTACCAGTTCCTTTTTGTGGGTAAATTTTTCTGTTTGACCCTGCAACTTCAGCTCTTGTCTTTGTGCTTGCTGTCCCTGCTCTTTTAGATGCAAGATGCCATTTAATTACTTCCCAAACTGTACCTTGGTTTACTTCTGTTTTAAATATATCTTCTTTTAAATTTATTTTTCCAATAACTTCGTTTTTATTATTAACTACATTAAATTCCATCTAATTCACCTCTTTCGTAGAGTTTAAGCATACATTGCTTTTGATTTTGCTAATTTTAATTTTCCTTTTCTTCTATCAGCTATTACACTTTGTTTTAAGAATACTGTTGAGTTTGGAGCACCAGGTACAGACCCTTTTACTAATATTACATTTTTTTCTGGAATTATATCAACAACTTCAAGGCCAAGTACTGTTACTGTTTCATTACCGTAATGACCCGCCATTCTCTTTGTCTTCCAAACTCTACCTGGCTCTGTTCTACAACCGATAGAACCTACAGCTCTGTGATATCTATGACCATGAGATTTAGGAAATCCTGCAAAGTCCCATCTTTTCATTACAGAGGTAAAACCTCTACCTTTTGATTTGCCTGTGATATCTACTAAATCACCTTTTTCAAAAACATTTTCGATCCTAATTTCTTGTCCAGGCTCTACGGTTTCTCCATCTTTTAAAGGAAATTCCTTAATAACTTTTGCAGGTTTTATGTTAGCTTTTTTGAAAATTGCAAGTAATGGCTTTGGAATATTTTTTTCTTTTCTTTCTCCAAAGGTAAGAGCAACTGCATTATACCCATCCTTTTCCTGGGTTCTTGTATAAGCCACATAGCAAGGTCCAGCTTGTATAACTGTTACAGGAATTGCCTTTCCATTAACAAAAACTTTCGTCATTCCTATTTTTTTTCCAATTATGCCTTTTGGCATTGCCATCTCTCCTTTTAACTTAGTTTGATTTCAACTTCAACACCAGCTGGAAGGCTTATGTCCATTAAAGCCTCTATAGTTTGAGGTGTTGCATTTTCAATTTCTATAAGTCTTTTATGAATTCTCATCTCAAAATGTTCTCTGGATTGTTCAAACTTGTGTGGCGATCTGTGTACACACCAAACTCTTCTTCTTGTAGGCAAAGGGATAGGACCCTTTACGAGTCCTCCACCTCTTTTAACAGTATCAACAATTTGTTTTACAGATTGATCTAAAACTTTATGGTCAAAAGCTTTTAACTTTATTCTGATTTTCTCCTGCATCTTCTATTCCTCGCGATTATTCAATTATTTTAGTAACAACACCAGCACCTACTGTTCTTCCACCTTCTCTTATCGCAAATCTCATTTGCTCTTCCATAGCTACTGGTACCATTAACTCTACTGTTAACTCTACGTTATCTCCTGGCATTACCATCTCTTGCCCTTCTGGTAATTCTACTACTGTTCCTGTTATGTCTGCTGTTCTGATGTAAAACTGTGGTCTGTATCCTAAGAAGAATGGTGTATGTCTTCCACCTTCTTCTTTGCTTAATACGTATACTTGTGCTTTGAATTTCTTGTGTGGTGTGATTGTTCCCGGTTTTGCTAATACTTGTCCTCTTTCTACTTCGTCTTTTGTGATTCCTCTTAATAGTACTCCTACGTTGTCTCCTGCTATTGCTTCATCTAATTGTTTTCTGAACATCTCGATTCCTGTTACTACTGTCTTCTTCTTCTCTTCCGATAGTCCTACTATCTCTACTTCGTCACCTACTTTTAATGTTCCTCTTTCTACTCTTCCTGTTACTACCGTTCCTCTTCCTGTTATTGTGAATACGTCTTCTACTGCCATTAGGAATGGTTTGTCTGTTTCTCTTGGAGGTGTTGGTATGTATTCATCCATTGCTTTTAATAGCTCTTCTACTGATGCAAACCATTTTGGGTCATCGTTTAATGCTCCAAGTGCTGACCCTCTTATTACAGGCACTTCATCTCCTGGAAAGTCATATTTACTTAGTAGTTCTCTTACTTCCATTTCTACTAAGTCTATTAGTTCTGGGTCGTCTACCATGTCGCATTTGTTTAAGAATACTACGATGTATGGTACGTTAACCTGTCTTGCAAGGAGTACGTGTTCTCTTGTTTGTGGCATTGGTCCGTCTGCTGCTGATACTACAAGGATTGCTCCATCCATTTGCGCTGCACCGGTGATCATGTTCTTGATGTAGTCTGCGTGTCCTGGGCAGTCTACGTGTGCATAGTGTCTTTTTTCTGTCTCATATTCTACGTGTGTGATATTGATTGTAATTCCTCTTTCTCTTTCTTCTGGAGCTTTGTCTATGTCTCCATATCCAACAAATTTTGCTAATCCTTTTTTGCTTTGTACGTATGTGATTGCTGCTGTTAATGTTGTTTTTCCGTGGTCAACGTGCCCTATTGTTCCTACGTTTAGGTGCTCTTTTCCTCTTACAAATTTCTCTTTTGCCATTTATTTTTACCTCCTAAATATTTTTAAGCGTTAGCTTTACTTCTTTGTCCTGCAACTTGTTCAGCAATATGTCTTGGAACTTCTTCATATCTTTCAAATGTCATTACAAACGTCGCTCTACCTTGTGTAATAGACCTTAAATCTGTAGCATATCCAAACATTTCTGCCAATGGAACTTCAGCTTTAATAGTTACAGTATTCCCTCTTTTTTCCATTCCGAGGATTCTTCCTCTTCTTCTGTTAAGGTCACCCATTACATCACCCATGTATTCTTCAGGTGTATCTACTTCGACGTGCATGATAGGCTCAAGCAATACTGGGTCTGCTTTTTTCATAGCATCTCTAAATGCCATAGAACCAGCTATTTTGAACGCTATTTCAGATGAGTCAACTTCGTGGAAAGAACCGTCAAAAAGTGTAGCTTTTACGTTTATAACAGGATAGCCTGCTACGACACCTTGGTTCATTGCTTCTCTAATACCTTCATCTACAGCTGGGATAAATTCTTTTGGTATCACACCACCAACGATTTTATCTACAAACTCATATTCTTTTTCTTGATTTGGTTCTATATCTATCCAAACGTGACCGTATTGACCTCTACCACCAGACTGTCTTATAAATTTACCTTCTGCCGTTGCTTTTTTCTTGATAGTTTCTTTGTATGCAACCTGTGGTTTACCTACGTTAACTTCAAGTTTGTGTTCTCTTTTCATTCTATCTATTATGATTTCAAGGTGTAATTCACCCATTCCGTGGATTAATGTTTGGTTTGTTTCTGGGTCTACAGAAACTTTAAATGTTGGGTCCTCTTTCATAAATTTATTTAAAACTTGAGATAACTTTTCTTGGTCTGATTTTGTTTTTGGTTCTATAGCCATCGCAATAACCGGCTCTGGAAATTCCATTTTTTCAAGAACAATAGGTGCTTTTTCATCACAAAGCGTATCACCAGTGGTTGCATCTACACCAACAGCAGCTGCGATATCTCCAGCATAAACTTCTGAAATCTCTTCTCTTTGGTTAGCATGCATTCTTAAGATTCTACCAATTCTTTCCTTTTTACCTTTGTTTGA
This is a stretch of genomic DNA from Sulfurihydrogenibium sp. YO3AOP1. It encodes these proteins:
- the rpsC gene encoding 30S ribosomal protein S3 — translated: MGQKVHPTGFRLGITQDWKSKWYSEKKKYTQTLHEDIKIRKFIEERYKQAGISSVLIERLGDRMRVKIMAARPGIVIGAKGAEVEKLNEIIKKLTSTKEVIVNVDEVKKPELDAKLVAEDIALQLERRVTHRRAMKKAIDSALKAGAKGIKTQVGGRIGGVDLARKEWFMAGRMPLQTLKADIDYGTARASTKYGILGIKVWIYKGDKLEGKAEEVLSRVEEELHTT
- the rplV gene encoding 50S ribosomal protein L22, with product MENTARAILRYAHLSPYKARQVINLIRGKDIATALAILSQIPKKSARIVEKVLKSAIANAEFKGMDIDNLYISKIHAEEGPMLKRYTPKAHGRATMIRRRFSHIYVYLAEKQQEDK
- the rpsS gene encoding 30S ribosomal protein S19, whose amino-acid sequence is MGYKGKWNERNKNPYVNEKILKKIIKMNETGERKIIKVWDRSCTITQEMVGHTIAVYNGQKFIPVYIQPEMVGHKLGEFSLTRTFRGHPDKSAKVVKKK
- the rplB gene encoding 50S ribosomal protein L2 gives rise to the protein MGVRKLKPVTNGTRHAILYDFAEITKSEPEKSLVEPLKKHAGRNNQGRITVRHRGGGHKRLYRIIDFKRDKWGIPAKVAAIEYDPNRSARIALLHYLDGEKRYIIWPEGLKVGDYIMAGPDAEIKVGNALPLENIPVGTLVHNIELTPGKGGQLVRAAGMSAQILGREGDYVQIRLPSGELRLVYKKCMATIGAVGLAEHELLELGKAGRSRWLGIRPTVRGTAMNPADHPHGGGEGRTFGKHPVSPWGLPTKGYKTRRGAKYSDKFIIKRRGK
- the rplW gene encoding 50S ribosomal protein L23 — encoded protein: MKTIYDIIIRPVLTEKAVKDNEKKNTLTFEVDMNASKTEIKEAVEKIFNVKVKEVRTLIVKPKPKRFGFRSSGYKKAWKKAIVKVESEKPINIAELV
- the rplD gene encoding 50S ribosomal protein L4, whose translation is MEFNVVNNKNEVIGKINLKEDIFKTEVNQGTVWEVIKWHLASKRAGTASTKTRAEVAGSNRKIYPQKGTGRARHGDIKANIFVGGGVAHGPHPRDYYFALPKKVRRKVLKGVLTYKLNNNELIVVDDFNFEAPKTKNAIEVLKSFGLENSKVLLVLPEKLENVIKSFRNIPKVKILLAEGINSYDVLNNDKVIIFKSALEKIQERLAQ
- the rplC gene encoding 50S ribosomal protein L3, encoding MPKGIIGKKIGMTKVFVNGKAIPVTVIQAGPCYVAYTRTQEKDGYNAVALTFGERKEKNIPKPLLAIFKKANIKPAKVIKEFPLKDGETVEPGQEIRIENVFEKGDLVDITGKSKGRGFTSVMKRWDFAGFPKSHGHRYHRAVGSIGCRTEPGRVWKTKRMAGHYGNETVTVLGLEVVDIIPEKNVILVKGSVPGAPNSTVFLKQSVIADRRKGKLKLAKSKAMYA
- the rpsJ gene encoding 30S ribosomal protein S10; translation: MQEKIRIKLKAFDHKVLDQSVKQIVDTVKRGGGLVKGPIPLPTRRRVWCVHRSPHKFEQSREHFEMRIHKRLIEIENATPQTIEALMDISLPAGVEVEIKLS
- the tuf gene encoding elongation factor Tu, with amino-acid sequence MAKEKFVRGKEHLNVGTIGHVDHGKTTLTAAITYVQSKKGLAKFVGYGDIDKAPEERERGITINITHVEYETEKRHYAHVDCPGHADYIKNMITGAAQMDGAILVVSAADGPMPQTREHVLLARQVNVPYIVVFLNKCDMVDDPELIDLVEMEVRELLSKYDFPGDEVPVIRGSALGALNDDPKWFASVEELLKAMDEYIPTPPRETDKPFLMAVEDVFTITGRGTVVTGRVERGTLKVGDEVEIVGLSEEKKKTVVTGIEMFRKQLDEAIAGDNVGVLLRGITKDEVERGQVLAKPGTITPHKKFKAQVYVLSKEEGGRHTPFFLGYRPQFYIRTADITGTVVELPEGQEMVMPGDNVELTVELMVPVAMEEQMRFAIREGGRTVGAGVVTKIIE
- the fusA gene encoding elongation factor G, whose protein sequence is MPRQVPIEKLRNIGIVAHIDAGKTTTTERILFYTGKTYKIGEVHEGAATMDWMEQEKERGITITSATTAAYWKGYQLNIIDTPGHVDFGVEVVRSMKALDGIVFVFASVEGVQPQSEANWRWADRFGVPRIAFVNKMDRVGANFFGVYEDMKKKLGTNPVPIQVPIGAEDNFKGVVDLFNMKAIIWEGDELGAKFEEKEIPAELIDLAQEWREKMIEAIVETDESLMEKYFAGEEIPAEDLKKALRKATIERKLVPMLCGTAFKNKGIQPMLDAVIDFLPSPVDVPPVKGANPNTGEEEARHASDDEPFCALAFKVMADPYAGQLTYFRVYSGSVKAGQTVYVSNKGKKERIGRILRMHANQREEISEVYAGDIAAAVGVDATTGDTLCDEKAPIVLEKMEFPEPVIAMAIEPKTKSDQEKLSQVLNKFMKEDPTFKVSVDPETNQTLIHGMGELHLEIIIDRMKREHKLEVNVGKPQVAYKETIKKKATAEGKFIRQSGGRGQYGHVWIDIEPNQEKEYEFVDKIVGGVIPKEFIPAVDEGIREAMNQGVVAGYPVINVKATLFDGSFHEVDSSEIAFKIAGSMAFRDAMKKADPVLLEPIMHVEVDTPEEYMGDVMGDLNRRRGRILGMEKRGNTVTIKAEVPLAEMFGYATDLRSITQGRATFVMTFERYEEVPRHIAEQVAGQRSKANA